The following coding sequences are from one Halorubrum sp. BOL3-1 window:
- a CDS encoding mechanosensitive ion channel family protein produces MGAHAGAFGTVAVAGTLEPYLGPLTGFAVDAAIFLVIVVAAYLLHKTVIAPLMGRLFDRQGLDEHARQPLQKIVAFLVLFAGVTVAFGAAGYQGFLRSLATIAAAATLAIGFALQDVIKNFVAGVFIYTDKPFRIGDWIEWQGNSGVVEEISLRVTRVRTFDNELLTVPNHVLTSDVVKNPVAKGTLRLKFVFGIDYEDDVEKASEIIVEEAEKSDAILDDPAPSVRLTELADSYVGLQSRIWIDDPSRADFVKARADYVKAVKARFDEEGISIPFPQRTVSGRNEWTDPSSFGGEP; encoded by the coding sequence ATGGGTGCGCACGCGGGGGCGTTCGGAACCGTCGCGGTCGCGGGCACGCTGGAACCGTACCTCGGCCCGCTGACCGGTTTCGCCGTCGACGCCGCGATCTTCCTCGTCATCGTCGTCGCGGCGTACCTCCTTCACAAAACGGTCATCGCCCCGCTGATGGGGCGGCTGTTCGACAGGCAGGGGCTCGACGAGCACGCGCGGCAGCCACTCCAGAAGATCGTCGCGTTCCTCGTGTTGTTCGCCGGCGTCACGGTCGCGTTCGGCGCGGCGGGGTATCAGGGGTTCCTCCGCTCGCTGGCGACGATCGCCGCCGCGGCGACGCTCGCGATCGGCTTCGCGTTACAGGACGTCATAAAGAACTTCGTCGCCGGTGTCTTCATCTACACGGACAAGCCGTTCCGCATCGGCGACTGGATCGAGTGGCAGGGGAACTCGGGGGTCGTCGAGGAAATCTCGCTCCGGGTCACCCGCGTCCGGACGTTCGACAACGAGCTGCTCACGGTGCCGAACCACGTCCTGACGAGCGACGTGGTGAAGAACCCGGTCGCGAAGGGGACGCTCCGGCTGAAGTTCGTCTTCGGGATCGATTACGAGGACGACGTCGAGAAGGCGAGCGAGATCATCGTCGAGGAGGCCGAAAAGAGCGACGCGATTCTCGACGACCCCGCGCCGTCGGTCCGACTGACCGAGCTGGCCGACTCGTACGTCGGACTCCAGTCGCGGATCTGGATCGACGACCCCTCGCGGGCGGACTTCGTGAAGGCGCGCGCCGACTACGTGAAGGCGGTCAAGGCGCGGTTCGACGAGGAGGGGATCTCGATCCCGTTCCCGCAACGCACCGTCTCGGGACGGAACGAGTGGACCGATCCCTCGTCGTTCGGCGGGGAGCCGTAG
- a CDS encoding YhbY family RNA-binding protein produces the protein MSDQELRKEAHDLDVTVWVGKHGIDSVVDETADQLDDRKLVKVKFLRAARGGTSTDELADELADAAGADLIETRGNTAVLH, from the coding sequence ATGAGCGACCAGGAGCTCCGGAAAGAGGCGCACGACCTCGACGTCACCGTCTGGGTCGGAAAGCACGGTATCGACTCGGTCGTCGACGAGACGGCCGACCAGCTCGACGATCGGAAGCTGGTGAAAGTGAAGTTTCTGCGGGCGGCCCGCGGCGGGACCTCGACCGACGAACTGGCCGACGAACTGGCCGACGCGGCCGGCGCCGACCTGATCGAGACGCGCGGGAACACGGCAGTGCTTCACTGA
- a CDS encoding SHOCT domain-containing protein translates to MADDETLRERFRHNASGIAATTVTGIWLAALLADFGWWLPFMLFGYIVIIPVVSMLFDDEEESESVYVESESGSVRVEHGGSSEGSGADDTTDALERLRTRYAEGDLTDEQFERKLDRLLETETPEDAAEWVERERTGRETERER, encoded by the coding sequence ATGGCCGACGACGAGACCCTCCGCGAGCGGTTCCGCCACAACGCGAGCGGCATCGCCGCGACGACCGTGACCGGTATCTGGCTCGCGGCCCTCCTCGCCGACTTCGGCTGGTGGCTCCCGTTCATGTTGTTCGGGTATATCGTCATCATCCCCGTCGTCTCGATGTTGTTCGACGATGAGGAGGAGTCCGAGTCGGTCTACGTCGAGTCGGAGTCCGGCTCGGTCCGCGTGGAACACGGAGGGTCGAGCGAGGGGTCCGGAGCCGACGACACGACCGACGCGCTCGAACGGCTGCGGACTCGGTACGCCGAGGGCGACCTCACCGACGAGCAGTTCGAGCGGAAGCTCGACCGGCTACTGGAGACGGAGACGCCGGAGGACGCGGCCGAGTGGGTCGAGCGCGAGCGGACGGGGCGAGAGACCGAACGCGAACGCTGA
- a CDS encoding DUF5797 family protein → MSLTDEERSRLADVVRLQPTKNGELQDAWELESGSEVHGYLEGHLKEYYYRDDDSLIRTTAEANDLVDVEPGVEPDAVAKGGVPETIRVPEPEARVVDVLAGPAERSQSVVSVLDALREAFEVDPEVGAVRRALRSLERKNVVEVVYRTVPTFRLAVERDEITVEISE, encoded by the coding sequence ATGAGCCTGACCGACGAGGAGCGGAGTCGGCTCGCGGACGTAGTCCGCCTCCAGCCGACGAAGAACGGCGAGCTTCAGGACGCGTGGGAGCTGGAGAGCGGCAGCGAGGTCCACGGCTACCTCGAAGGCCACCTGAAAGAGTACTACTACCGCGACGACGACAGCCTGATCCGCACGACCGCGGAGGCGAACGACCTCGTCGACGTCGAGCCGGGCGTCGAACCCGACGCGGTCGCGAAGGGGGGCGTGCCCGAGACGATTCGCGTCCCGGAGCCGGAAGCGCGGGTCGTCGACGTGCTCGCCGGTCCGGCGGAGCGCTCGCAGTCCGTCGTCAGCGTGCTCGACGCGCTCCGCGAGGCGTTCGAGGTCGACCCCGAGGTCGGCGCTGTGCGGCGCGCGCTCCGCAGCCTCGAACGGAAGAACGTCGTCGAGGTCGTCTACCGGACCGTGCCCACGTTCCGGCTGGCGGTCGAGCGCGACGAGATTACTGTCGAGATCAGCGAGTAG
- the gatA gene encoding Asp-tRNA(Asn)/Glu-tRNA(Gln) amidotransferase subunit GatA: MAADLNIFITEETIEGGDAEGDDAPLADVTLAVKDNISTAGIRTTCGSEMLADYVPPYSATVVDRLTEAGATVVGKTNMDQFGMGTTTETSAFGPTRNPVDTDRVPGGSSGGSAAAVAAGEADIALGSDTGGSVRCPAAFCGVVGIKPTYGLVSRYGLVAYANSLEQIGPIAGTVEEAAAALDVMAGPDPNDGTTRDLSEVEGADPDASYAAAADGDVEGMTVGVPTELFEGADERVVETVEDALADLEAQGAETTEISLPSVEHAVQAYYVIAMAEASSNLARFDGVRYGHRSESDGNWNESFAETRDEGFGAEVKRRILLGTYALSAGYHDKYYEKAQDARAWVRRDFEDAFDDVDVIASPTMPVLPFELGESLDDPLRMYLADANTTPVNLANLPAVSVPAGEADGLPVGLQLVGPKFDEETIVRAASAVEDE; this comes from the coding sequence ATGGCGGCCGACCTCAACATCTTCATCACCGAGGAGACGATCGAGGGCGGGGACGCCGAGGGGGACGACGCCCCCCTCGCGGACGTGACCCTCGCGGTCAAGGACAACATCTCCACCGCGGGGATCCGGACGACCTGCGGGTCGGAGATGCTGGCCGACTACGTGCCGCCCTACTCCGCGACCGTCGTCGACCGCCTGACCGAGGCGGGCGCGACGGTGGTCGGGAAGACGAACATGGACCAGTTCGGGATGGGGACGACGACGGAGACATCCGCGTTCGGTCCCACCCGGAACCCCGTCGACACCGACCGCGTGCCGGGCGGGTCCTCCGGCGGCTCCGCGGCCGCGGTCGCGGCGGGCGAGGCCGACATCGCGCTCGGCTCCGACACGGGCGGATCGGTGCGGTGTCCGGCCGCCTTCTGCGGCGTCGTCGGGATCAAGCCCACCTACGGGCTGGTCTCGCGGTACGGACTCGTCGCGTACGCGAACTCCCTCGAACAGATCGGCCCGATCGCGGGCACCGTCGAGGAGGCGGCCGCCGCGCTCGACGTCATGGCCGGGCCGGACCCGAACGACGGGACGACCCGCGACCTGAGCGAGGTCGAGGGCGCCGACCCGGACGCGAGCTACGCCGCCGCCGCCGACGGCGACGTCGAGGGGATGACCGTCGGCGTCCCGACGGAGCTGTTCGAGGGCGCCGACGAGCGCGTCGTCGAGACGGTAGAGGACGCGCTCGCGGACTTGGAGGCACAGGGCGCCGAGACGACCGAGATCTCGCTGCCCTCCGTCGAGCACGCGGTCCAGGCGTACTACGTGATCGCCATGGCGGAGGCGTCCTCGAACCTCGCCCGGTTCGACGGCGTCCGGTACGGCCACCGGAGCGAGTCGGACGGTAACTGGAACGAGTCGTTCGCGGAGACGCGCGACGAGGGGTTCGGCGCGGAGGTCAAACGCCGGATCCTGCTCGGCACGTACGCGCTCTCCGCCGGCTATCACGACAAGTACTACGAGAAGGCGCAGGACGCCCGCGCCTGGGTCCGGCGGGACTTCGAGGACGCCTTCGACGACGTCGACGTGATCGCCTCCCCGACGATGCCGGTCCTCCCCTTCGAACTCGGGGAGAGCCTCGACGACCCGCTGCGGATGTACCTCGCGGACGCCAACACGACGCCGGTGAACCTCGCGAACCTCCCGGCGGTCTCGGTGCCCGCCGGCGAGGCCGACGGACTACCCGTCGGACTCCAGCTCGTCGGGCCGAAGTTCGACGAGGAGACAATCGTCCGCGCCGCGAGCGCGGTCGAGGACGAATGA
- the gatC gene encoding Asp-tRNA(Asn)/Glu-tRNA(Gln) amidotransferase subunit GatC, whose translation MSDTAASDDGDGPAVDAEEVRHVAELARVRLDDDEVDEFAAQFGDILEYFEALDEVPETEREEELVNVMRPDEIEEGLSQEAALRNADETEDGFFVGPKVS comes from the coding sequence ATGAGCGACACCGCAGCGTCCGACGACGGCGACGGTCCCGCCGTCGACGCCGAGGAGGTCAGACACGTCGCGGAGCTGGCGCGAGTGCGGCTCGACGACGACGAGGTCGACGAGTTCGCGGCGCAGTTCGGCGACATCTTGGAGTACTTCGAGGCGCTCGACGAGGTCCCCGAGACCGAGCGCGAGGAGGAGCTGGTCAACGTGATGCGCCCCGACGAGATCGAGGAGGGCCTCTCGCAGGAGGCGGCGCTCCGCAACGCCGACGAGACCGAGGACGGATTTTTCGTCGGCCCGAAGGTGTCGTAG
- a CDS encoding DUF5788 family protein, giving the protein MGDTDGTGITDAEREALLDRVNDQSATVGASVPDEIEIDGTAVDLSTFIVECRKVDAIPPAMERKVASTRAALRAERERRVERLEDDPIDRETAETLAEEVVGIDRALNALSTIRHPSFADEHHADALAGRERWLAFVDRVR; this is encoded by the coding sequence ATGGGCGACACCGACGGGACCGGCATCACCGACGCGGAGCGCGAGGCGCTGCTCGACCGCGTGAACGATCAGAGCGCGACGGTCGGGGCGAGCGTGCCGGACGAGATCGAAATCGACGGGACCGCCGTCGACCTCTCGACATTTATCGTCGAGTGCCGGAAGGTCGACGCGATCCCGCCGGCGATGGAACGGAAGGTGGCGTCGACCCGAGCGGCCCTCCGCGCCGAGCGGGAGCGGCGCGTCGAGCGCCTGGAGGACGACCCGATCGACCGCGAGACCGCGGAGACGCTCGCTGAAGAGGTCGTCGGCATCGACCGCGCGCTGAACGCGCTGTCGACGATCCGGCACCCGAGCTTCGCGGACGAGCACCACGCCGATGCGCTGGCGGGCCGCGAGCGCTGGCTCGCGTTCGTCGACCGGGTCCGGTGA
- a CDS encoding pyridoxal phosphate-dependent aminotransferase, which produces MTDAYDFSERIGRVEPSATLAISNLAAEKEAEGADIVDLSVGEPDFDTPENVVEAGKAALDAGHTGYTSSNGVPALKEAIADKLGETGIDADADEVIVTPGGKQALYETFQTLIDQGDEVVLLDPAWVSYEAMAKLAGADPSRVDLAPHGFQLEPALDDLAETVSDDTELLVVNSPSNPTGAVFSEAALEGVRDLAVEHDVAVISDEIYERVVYDADHVSLASLGGMADRTVTINGFSKAYSMTGWRLGYLHATDEFVGEAGKLHSHSVSCATNFVQRAGIEALENTEAAVEEMRDAFADRRDLLVDLFDEHGVDVDVGDGAFYMMIPVADDDQAWCEAAIEEASVACVPGSAFNAPGYARISYAASEERLREAVDRLVANDLL; this is translated from the coding sequence ATGACCGACGCATACGACTTCTCTGAGCGGATCGGACGCGTAGAACCCAGCGCGACGCTGGCGATATCGAACCTGGCGGCGGAAAAGGAGGCTGAGGGCGCCGACATCGTCGACCTCTCGGTCGGCGAGCCCGACTTCGACACGCCGGAAAACGTCGTCGAGGCCGGGAAGGCGGCCCTCGACGCGGGCCACACCGGGTACACCTCCTCGAACGGGGTCCCGGCGCTGAAGGAGGCGATCGCGGACAAGCTCGGCGAGACCGGGATCGACGCCGACGCCGACGAGGTGATCGTCACGCCCGGCGGCAAGCAGGCGCTGTACGAGACGTTCCAGACCCTGATAGACCAGGGCGACGAGGTCGTCCTGCTCGACCCGGCGTGGGTCTCCTACGAGGCGATGGCGAAGCTCGCGGGCGCGGACCCCTCTCGGGTCGACCTCGCGCCCCACGGCTTCCAGCTCGAACCCGCCCTCGACGACCTCGCGGAGACGGTCTCCGACGACACCGAGCTGCTCGTGGTCAACTCCCCCTCGAACCCCACGGGCGCGGTCTTCTCGGAGGCCGCACTGGAGGGCGTCCGCGACCTGGCGGTCGAACACGACGTCGCGGTCATCTCCGACGAGATCTACGAGCGGGTCGTCTACGACGCCGACCACGTCTCGCTCGCGAGCCTCGGCGGGATGGCCGACCGCACGGTGACGATCAACGGCTTCTCGAAGGCGTACTCGATGACCGGCTGGCGGCTCGGCTACCTCCACGCCACCGACGAGTTCGTCGGTGAGGCCGGCAAGCTCCACTCCCACTCGGTCTCCTGTGCGACGAACTTCGTCCAGCGGGCGGGGATCGAGGCGCTCGAAAACACCGAGGCGGCCGTCGAGGAGATGCGCGACGCCTTCGCGGACCGCCGCGACCTGCTCGTGGACCTGTTCGACGAGCACGGCGTCGACGTCGACGTCGGCGACGGCGCTTTTTATATGATGATCCCCGTCGCGGACGACGACCAGGCGTGGTGCGAGGCCGCCATCGAGGAGGCGTCCGTCGCCTGCGTCCCCGGGAGCGCGTTCAACGCCCCCGGCTACGCCCGTATCTCCTACGCCGCGAGCGAGGAGCGCCTGCGCGAGGCGGTCGACCGGCTCGTCGCGAACGACCTGCTGTAG
- the ribH gene encoding 6,7-dimethyl-8-ribityllumazine synthase, translating to MVSLGLVVARFNDSVTEPMAEAAREAAADRDAVVVDELSVPGAYDSPLAADRLARRDDVDGVAVVGAIVTGDTDHDRVIATATAEKLTDVSLDRDTPVAFGVSGPGMSGAEARERIDKGAKAAEAAIDLAEELD from the coding sequence ATGGTCTCGCTGGGACTGGTGGTGGCGCGGTTCAACGACTCCGTGACGGAGCCGATGGCCGAGGCCGCCCGGGAGGCGGCCGCCGACCGCGACGCCGTCGTCGTCGACGAGCTGAGCGTGCCGGGCGCGTACGACAGCCCGCTGGCCGCCGACCGGCTCGCGCGCCGCGACGACGTCGACGGCGTCGCGGTCGTCGGCGCCATCGTCACCGGCGACACCGACCACGACCGCGTCATCGCGACCGCGACCGCCGAGAAGCTCACCGACGTGAGCCTCGATCGGGACACCCCGGTCGCCTTCGGCGTGAGCGGTCCCGGAATGTCCGGCGCGGAGGCGCGCGAGCGGATCGACAAGGGCGCGAAGGCGGCCGAGGCCGCGATCGACCTCGCGGAGGAACTCGACTGA
- the msrA gene encoding peptide-methionine (S)-S-oxide reductase MsrA, protein MTDTETATVGGGCFWCVEAAFKELDGVESVTSGYAGGHADDPSYREVCSGNTGHAEVVQVEYDPQALSYEDILEIFFTVHDPTQLDRQGPDIGSQYRSVVLTHDDEQRRLAEEYVAALDEEGGYDDAVVTEVERLETFYRAGEKHQNYFERNPADAYCTMHAQPKVDKVRERFREKVSA, encoded by the coding sequence ATGACAGACACCGAAACCGCGACGGTCGGCGGCGGCTGCTTCTGGTGCGTCGAGGCCGCGTTCAAGGAACTCGACGGCGTCGAGAGCGTCACCTCCGGCTACGCCGGCGGCCACGCCGACGATCCGAGCTACCGCGAGGTCTGTTCCGGCAACACCGGCCACGCCGAGGTCGTTCAGGTCGAGTACGACCCCCAGGCGCTCTCCTACGAGGACATTCTGGAGATATTCTTCACCGTCCACGACCCGACGCAGCTCGACCGGCAGGGTCCTGACATCGGTAGCCAGTACCGCTCTGTCGTCCTGACCCACGACGACGAGCAGCGCCGGCTCGCCGAGGAGTACGTCGCGGCGCTCGACGAGGAGGGCGGCTACGACGACGCGGTCGTCACCGAGGTCGAACGCCTCGAAACGTTCTACCGCGCCGGGGAGAAACACCAGAACTACTTCGAAAGGAACCCGGCGGACGCCTACTGTACGATGCACGCCCAACCGAAGGTCGACAAGGTCCGCGAGCGGTTCCGCGAGAAGGTGTCGGCATAA
- a CDS encoding metallophosphoesterase, with the protein MKIGLISDVHANLPALETVLDDMPAVDRVYCAGDVVGYNPWPAECVERVREVAAATVRGNHDRTVETPERYRANRMAEAGLEHAKASLSAEQREWVGGLPRAETLAGDRCLLVHSHPAAEREDAYVYPEEFPNLDRHMGEYGGIVLGHTHVQGVRGVAGGFVLNPGSVGQPRDGDPRAGYAVLDTTADGTDAVETRRVSYDVDRVAAAVREADLPERTAERLYDGA; encoded by the coding sequence ATGAAGATCGGTCTCATCTCGGACGTCCACGCGAACCTCCCGGCGCTGGAGACGGTCCTCGACGACATGCCCGCGGTCGACCGGGTCTACTGCGCGGGCGACGTGGTCGGCTACAACCCCTGGCCCGCCGAGTGCGTCGAGCGCGTGCGCGAGGTCGCGGCCGCGACGGTGCGCGGGAACCATGACCGAACCGTCGAGACCCCCGAGCGCTACCGCGCCAACCGGATGGCCGAGGCCGGACTCGAACACGCGAAGGCGTCGCTGTCGGCCGAGCAGCGCGAGTGGGTGGGGGGCCTCCCGCGGGCCGAGACGCTCGCGGGCGACCGCTGTCTGCTCGTCCACTCGCACCCCGCCGCCGAACGCGAGGACGCCTACGTCTACCCGGAGGAGTTCCCCAATCTCGACCGCCACATGGGCGAGTACGGCGGGATCGTCCTCGGCCACACCCACGTTCAAGGGGTCCGCGGGGTGGCGGGCGGCTTCGTGCTCAACCCGGGCAGCGTCGGCCAGCCGCGCGACGGCGACCCGCGGGCGGGCTACGCGGTCCTCGACACGACGGCCGACGGGACCGACGCGGTCGAGACGCGCCGCGTGAGCTACGACGTCGACCGCGTCGCCGCGGCGGTTCGCGAGGCCGATCTCCCGGAGCGGACCGCGGAGCGGCTCTACGACGGCGCGTAG
- a CDS encoding prolyl oligopeptidase family protein, protein MSRRSNPAPSVPETKREVVTETLHGVDIDDPYRWLEGDDEAVDEWVDAQNANVDAALDDPLRDRLRPRFEGLVELADYGSISVRGGRYFATVREPGADHARLVVRDAPDGEDRVLVDPNAWAANRDDDRSPRSMAWYVPSHDGGRVAVGVTEGGDENYDVRVLSVPDPASAVPDDATASATESASDAAAGFGAGVEEVAVLPERGRVNAGSLAWEADDGGFVYVATGGAADGAQMDKEIRRFRLADGPDDEAVLLRHDDQHVWPRVTVDPDSGLLAVAFSEMVGGTEWYVRVDDELRPVLTGGDAETSVRFHGGTAFVSTDHDAPRRRLLACSIDRFREGDLSFDECREVLPEGEGILRSAVPTPEHLLVHRRRDAHSRLSVHDRDGTHLRDVSLPGYRSVTWVSAARDAPEAFFGVTGFDLPPAVRGLDLAGEADADADEGDSAPAEPTEVDSADLSVPDDLVVEQRFVDSTDGAEVPVFVCYREGVDVDGSRPTLLYGYGGFRSSITPSFGRFRLPFLADGGAFAAVCARGGYEYGEPWHEAGMLAEKQHTFDDFVAAGEALCESELTDTDRLAVAGGSNGGLSVGAVVTQRPELWAAAQCAVPLLDMLRFHRFLLGESWTTEYGHPEDPEAFAYLREYSPYHNVDPDATHPPVYFTTAASDTRVHPSHARKMTARLQTEAAGGPFLLRTKPETGHGVGKPASMVVDEQTDSWAFLYEQLGVEVEGDGE, encoded by the coding sequence ATGTCACGGCGATCGAACCCGGCTCCCTCGGTGCCGGAGACGAAACGCGAGGTCGTCACCGAGACCCTCCATGGCGTCGACATCGACGACCCGTACCGGTGGCTCGAAGGCGACGACGAGGCGGTCGACGAGTGGGTCGACGCGCAGAACGCCAACGTCGACGCCGCGCTCGACGACCCGTTACGAGACCGGCTTCGGCCCCGATTCGAGGGCCTCGTCGAGCTGGCCGACTACGGCTCGATCTCCGTCCGAGGGGGTCGGTACTTCGCGACCGTTCGCGAACCCGGAGCGGACCACGCACGCCTCGTCGTCCGCGACGCGCCGGACGGCGAGGACCGCGTCCTCGTCGACCCGAACGCGTGGGCGGCGAACCGCGACGACGACCGGTCGCCCCGGTCGATGGCGTGGTACGTCCCGTCCCACGACGGCGGGCGCGTCGCGGTCGGCGTCACCGAGGGCGGCGACGAGAACTACGACGTTCGGGTGCTCTCGGTGCCCGATCCGGCGTCGGCCGTGCCGGACGACGCAACGGCGTCTGCGACCGAGTCGGCCTCCGACGCGGCCGCCGGCTTCGGCGCCGGCGTCGAGGAGGTCGCCGTCCTCCCCGAGCGCGGCCGCGTCAACGCGGGAAGCCTCGCCTGGGAGGCGGACGACGGGGGGTTCGTCTACGTCGCCACCGGCGGCGCGGCCGACGGCGCGCAGATGGACAAGGAGATCCGCCGGTTCCGGCTCGCGGACGGTCCCGACGACGAGGCCGTGCTGCTCCGCCACGACGATCAGCACGTCTGGCCGCGGGTGACCGTCGACCCCGACTCGGGGCTGCTCGCGGTCGCCTTCTCCGAGATGGTCGGGGGGACGGAGTGGTACGTCCGCGTCGACGACGAGCTCCGCCCCGTCCTGACCGGCGGGGACGCAGAGACCTCGGTCCGGTTCCACGGCGGGACCGCGTTCGTCTCGACCGACCACGACGCGCCACGGCGGCGGTTGCTCGCCTGCTCCATCGACCGGTTCCGCGAGGGCGACCTCTCCTTTGACGAGTGTCGGGAGGTGCTCCCGGAGGGCGAGGGGATCCTCCGGTCGGCGGTGCCGACCCCCGAGCACCTCCTCGTTCACCGCCGGCGCGACGCGCACTCGCGGCTCTCGGTCCACGACCGCGACGGGACGCACCTGCGCGACGTGTCGCTGCCCGGCTACCGCTCCGTCACGTGGGTCTCCGCGGCCCGCGACGCGCCCGAGGCGTTCTTCGGCGTGACGGGGTTCGACCTTCCGCCGGCGGTCCGCGGACTCGATCTGGCCGGCGAAGCGGACGCTGATGCGGACGAAGGCGATTCCGCCCCTGCCGAGCCGACCGAGGTCGACTCGGCCGACCTGTCGGTTCCCGACGACCTCGTCGTCGAGCAGCGGTTCGTCGACTCGACGGACGGCGCCGAGGTCCCGGTGTTCGTCTGCTACCGCGAGGGCGTCGACGTCGACGGGTCGAGACCGACCCTGCTGTACGGCTACGGCGGGTTCCGGAGCAGTATCACGCCCTCGTTCGGTCGGTTCCGCCTGCCGTTCCTCGCGGACGGCGGCGCGTTCGCGGCGGTGTGCGCCCGCGGCGGGTACGAGTACGGCGAGCCGTGGCACGAGGCCGGCATGCTGGCGGAGAAACAGCACACCTTCGACGACTTCGTCGCGGCCGGCGAGGCGCTCTGCGAGTCGGAACTAACCGACACGGACCGGCTCGCCGTCGCCGGAGGATCGAACGGGGGACTCTCCGTCGGCGCGGTCGTCACGCAGCGACCGGAGCTGTGGGCGGCCGCGCAGTGTGCGGTCCCGCTCTTGGACATGCTGCGGTTCCACCGCTTCCTCCTCGGGGAGTCGTGGACGACGGAGTACGGCCACCCGGAGGACCCGGAGGCGTTCGCGTACCTCCGGGAGTACTCGCCGTACCACAACGTCGACCCGGACGCGACGCATCCGCCGGTGTACTTCACCACGGCCGCGAGCGACACGCGCGTCCACCCCTCGCACGCCCGGAAGATGACGGCGCGGCTCCAGACCGAGGCCGCGGGCGGCCCCTTCCTGTTGCGGACGAAGCCCGAGACCGGCCACGGCGTCGGCAAGCCCGCCTCGATGGTCGTCGACGAGCAGACGGACTCCTGGGCGTTTCTCTACGAGCAGTTGGGGGTCGAAGTCGAGGGCGACGGCGAATGA
- a CDS encoding NAD(P)/FAD-dependent oxidoreductase, which translates to MSSSDDEYEIAVVGGGPAGLTTALYGARLGHETVLIDRGGGRAAMMADTHNVIGITEETSGNELLQTGREQVRSYGGTFERGFVTDVESTDDRFRLSTNDTDILADRVVLATGFSDERPDPPLPRNAKGLHWCLHCDAYMFVDEPVYVMGHGEAAAHVAMIMLNMTDDVDVLTRGAEPTWSEETAEQLAAHPVDVVHEDVAGIENDPDSGWLEAMEFEDGARREYRGGFPMYGSDYNTALAEGLGCDLTEGGEIDVDDHGRTSEDGVFAVGDITPGHNQVPVAMGQGAKAGIATHKSLREFPRSTEEIEADGPVDADAVPAISPDLMATAVAHEGHAGGPREDTNEKSVKPPAADDD; encoded by the coding sequence ATGAGTTCGTCCGACGACGAGTACGAGATCGCGGTGGTCGGCGGCGGGCCGGCCGGACTGACGACCGCGCTGTACGGCGCTCGACTGGGCCACGAAACGGTGCTGATCGACCGCGGCGGCGGGCGCGCGGCGATGATGGCCGACACGCACAACGTGATCGGTATCACCGAGGAGACCTCCGGTAACGAGCTCCTCCAGACCGGTCGCGAGCAGGTACGGTCGTACGGCGGGACCTTCGAGCGCGGCTTCGTCACCGACGTCGAGAGCACCGACGACCGCTTCCGCCTCTCTACGAACGATACCGATATCCTCGCGGACCGCGTCGTCCTCGCCACCGGATTCTCCGACGAGCGTCCCGATCCGCCGCTGCCGCGGAACGCCAAGGGGCTTCACTGGTGTCTCCACTGCGACGCGTACATGTTCGTCGACGAGCCGGTGTACGTGATGGGCCACGGAGAGGCCGCCGCGCACGTCGCGATGATCATGTTGAACATGACCGACGACGTGGACGTCCTGACCCGCGGCGCGGAGCCGACGTGGAGCGAGGAGACGGCCGAGCAGTTGGCCGCGCACCCGGTCGACGTGGTCCACGAGGACGTTGCCGGCATCGAGAACGACCCGGACTCCGGCTGGCTGGAGGCGATGGAGTTCGAGGACGGCGCCCGCCGCGAGTACCGCGGCGGCTTCCCGATGTACGGCTCCGACTACAACACCGCGCTCGCTGAGGGGCTCGGCTGCGACCTGACGGAGGGCGGCGAGATCGACGTCGACGACCACGGCCGCACCAGCGAGGACGGCGTGTTCGCGGTCGGTGACATCACGCCCGGTCACAACCAGGTCCCGGTCGCCATGGGGCAGGGCGCGAAGGCGGGTATCGCGACCCACAAGAGCCTCCGCGAGTTCCCGCGCTCGACCGAGGAGATCGAGGCCGACGGTCCCGTCGACGCCGACGCGGTGCCCGCCATCTCGCCGGACCTCATGGCGACGGCCGTCGCCCACGAGGGCCACGCCGGCGGCCCGCGCGAGGACACCAACGAAAAAAGCGTCAAGCCGCCCGCCGCAGACGACGACTGA